One stretch of Caldalkalibacillus uzonensis DNA includes these proteins:
- a CDS encoding TRAP transporter large permease → MITLLFISLLILMALSVPISISLGLATTITVWFGDLTSLKIIVQQMFNSINSFPLMAIPFFILAGYLMESGGISQRLVNFATALVGHITGGLAMVAIVTSLFFAAISGSGAATTAAIGAILIPAMIARGYSPQFATANQAVSGALGVIIPPSIPLILYGIAAQQSIGDMFLAGIIPGILVGCSLIITAYFISKKRGYIGVEKRSFKDLIHAFRKAVLSLFMPFLVLGGIYGGVFTPTEAAVIAVAYSFIVGFVIYREIKLKDIFDILKRAAVTTSVVMSIIATAGLFSFILNRLGVPSLISDAFLSTTTSVVAFIFLVNILLLITGMFIEAAAAILIFVPILLPLAVNLGLDPVHFGIIMVVNLAMGMFTPPVGINLFVASQISGIKLERLTKAIIPFVIVLFVNLIILSFVPFLSTWLPSLGD, encoded by the coding sequence ATGATTACGCTTCTCTTTATAAGCTTACTCATTCTCATGGCTTTAAGTGTTCCTATTTCCATTTCTTTAGGTTTGGCTACGACCATTACAGTTTGGTTCGGAGACTTAACTTCCTTGAAGATTATTGTCCAACAGATGTTTAATTCGATCAATTCATTTCCCCTCATGGCCATACCTTTTTTTATTCTGGCCGGGTACTTGATGGAATCGGGAGGTATTTCTCAGCGTCTTGTTAACTTTGCCACTGCATTGGTCGGACATATCACAGGTGGTCTGGCCATGGTCGCGATCGTAACTTCCTTGTTTTTTGCAGCCATCTCAGGTTCAGGTGCTGCTACAACGGCGGCAATCGGAGCAATATTAATACCAGCGATGATTGCCAGAGGATACAGTCCCCAATTTGCCACTGCCAACCAAGCTGTCTCAGGTGCATTGGGTGTCATAATCCCCCCTAGCATTCCTCTTATTTTGTATGGGATTGCGGCTCAGCAATCAATAGGAGATATGTTTTTAGCTGGAATTATTCCAGGAATTCTTGTAGGTTGTTCGTTGATAATCACTGCTTATTTTATCTCCAAAAAAAGAGGTTACATTGGGGTTGAAAAAAGAAGTTTTAAAGATTTAATCCATGCTTTTCGCAAAGCTGTTTTATCTTTGTTTATGCCATTTCTTGTGTTGGGTGGTATCTATGGCGGTGTCTTTACCCCCACTGAAGCGGCAGTCATTGCGGTTGCCTATTCATTTATTGTGGGTTTTGTAATTTATCGTGAAATTAAGTTAAAAGACATATTTGATATTCTTAAGCGTGCGGCGGTAACAACATCTGTTGTGATGAGTATTATTGCAACTGCAGGCTTGTTTAGCTTTATATTAAACCGCCTTGGGGTTCCTTCACTAATCTCTGATGCTTTCTTAAGTACCACAACCAGTGTGGTTGCGTTTATCTTTTTAGTCAATATTCTTTTGTTGATTACTGGTATGTTCATAGAAGCTGCTGCGGCCATTTTAATCTTTGTTCCCATTCTGCTTCCTTTGGCCGTTAATCTAGGTCTTGACCCTGTCCATTTTGGCATTATTATGGTCGTTAACCTTGCCATGGGCATGTTTACTCCACCAGTAGGCATTAACTTATTTGTCGCTTCGCAAATATCGGGGATCAAGTTAGAAAGATTGACAAAAGCAATTATTCCTTTTGTCATCGTACTTTTTGTCAATCTTATAATCTTAAGTTTTGTACCTTTCCTATCAACATGGCTGCCGTCTCTTGGAGATTAG
- the spoVK gene encoding stage V sporulation protein K — protein sequence MVSKPVIRHDGGHINIKFMPASQQVHQSQAVYQRTSVSESPKHMVLERAMKQLERLVGLENVKDFIYEIYAWLYISQKRKEMGLKTTSQSLHMIFKGNPGTGKTTVARILSQMFQDIGVLSKGHLVEVERGDLVGEYIGHTAQKTRETVKKALGGILFIDEAYSLARGGDKDFGKEAIDCLVKAMEDYRDQFILILAGYPQEMDYFLSSNPGLPSRFPIMLEFKNYTIVELLAIADIMAEDREYRLTAPARKKLRLILEQHMRLNPHNFSNARFVRNVIERAIREHAVRMLSSEPHTREELMTLSAEDFILQEDNTYFN from the coding sequence ATTGTGTCTAAGCCTGTAATTCGTCACGACGGAGGACATATCAATATAAAATTTATGCCAGCGTCCCAGCAGGTGCACCAATCACAAGCCGTCTATCAGCGCACGTCTGTCTCTGAGTCTCCAAAGCATATGGTTTTGGAACGGGCCATGAAACAGCTTGAGCGCTTGGTGGGCTTAGAGAATGTGAAAGACTTTATTTATGAAATTTACGCTTGGTTATATATCAGCCAAAAAAGAAAAGAGATGGGTTTAAAAACCACATCTCAGAGCTTGCATATGATTTTTAAAGGAAACCCAGGCACTGGAAAGACAACAGTGGCCAGGATTTTAAGCCAGATGTTCCAGGACATCGGGGTACTGAGTAAAGGACATCTTGTGGAGGTGGAGCGGGGAGATCTGGTTGGGGAATATATCGGTCATACGGCACAAAAAACACGGGAGACCGTTAAAAAGGCACTGGGGGGGATTTTGTTTATTGATGAAGCTTACTCATTAGCCAGGGGAGGAGACAAGGATTTCGGCAAAGAAGCCATAGACTGCCTGGTTAAGGCCATGGAGGACTACCGGGATCAGTTTATCCTCATTTTGGCCGGATACCCCCAGGAAATGGATTATTTCCTGTCTTCCAATCCAGGGCTGCCATCCCGTTTCCCAATTATGCTGGAGTTTAAAAACTATACCATTGTTGAACTGTTAGCCATTGCTGACATTATGGCCGAAGACCGGGAATACCGGTTGACGGCTCCGGCCAGGAAAAAGCTGCGTCTGATCCTGGAACAGCATATGCGGCTTAACCCTCATAATTTTAGCAACGCCCGTTTTGTACGCAATGTGATTGAGCGGGCTATCAGGGAACATGCTGTGCGGATGCTGTCTTCTGAGCCCCATACCCGTGAAGAGTTAATGACACTCTCTGCTGAAGATTTTATCCTGCAGGAAGACAATACTTACTTCAACTAG
- a CDS encoding DUF309 domain-containing protein, protein MAYHHLYLLYLYYFNIKRDYYECHDVLEELWLEEGCYSFYQGLIQVAVGLYHFRWDNVEGAKLLFEGGLSKLESYPDYHYGINVKKLRHEVKRYLQKLNNIKEDPFEFYDLTIEIVDDELKEMVEGIQREMEQ, encoded by the coding sequence ATGGCCTACCATCATTTATACCTTTTATATCTGTACTATTTTAACATTAAAAGGGATTACTATGAGTGTCATGATGTCCTGGAGGAATTGTGGCTGGAGGAAGGATGTTATTCCTTCTATCAGGGTTTGATTCAAGTAGCCGTGGGTTTGTACCATTTTCGCTGGGATAACGTTGAGGGGGCCAAATTACTGTTTGAGGGCGGACTGAGTAAGCTAGAGTCCTATCCGGATTATCATTATGGGATTAACGTTAAAAAGCTTCGCCATGAAGTGAAACGTTACCTGCAAAAGTTAAATAATATAAAAGAGGATCCGTTTGAGTTTTATGATTTGACAATTGAGATTGTAGATGACGAACTGAAAGAGATGGTGGAAGGTATTCAGCGGGAGATGGAACAATAA
- a CDS encoding ABC transporter ATP-binding protein — translation MNHVLSVHIDYAGYSDKEPIIKDIRFSIKSGEWVGLIGGNGAGKSTTINTVLGLLKHHKSAIHFGGQNGHYGYVAEQPIFYDELTLWEHMKLAAAAFEMKKDTYAEKAEELLHAFRMAHVKHELPQHFSKGMQQKLMLILAFLVEADVYIFDEPFVGLDPQATQTLLEYIDKACQRGAGVLMSTHILDTAEKVCDRFVLLDQGRLIAQGTLTDIRQQAGLSQGSLYECFDRLQGRECV, via the coding sequence ATGAATCATGTATTATCTGTACACATTGATTATGCTGGATATTCTGATAAAGAACCGATTATAAAAGATATTCGTTTTTCCATAAAATCAGGCGAATGGGTGGGGCTGATTGGAGGAAATGGGGCAGGAAAAAGTACGACAATCAACACCGTGCTCGGTTTGCTTAAACACCACAAATCTGCCATTCATTTCGGGGGTCAAAACGGCCATTACGGTTATGTCGCTGAACAACCAATATTTTATGATGAATTAACACTGTGGGAACACATGAAGTTAGCTGCTGCTGCTTTTGAAATGAAAAAGGACACCTATGCAGAAAAGGCAGAGGAGCTGTTGCATGCGTTTAGAATGGCACACGTGAAGCACGAGCTGCCCCAACATTTTTCTAAAGGTATGCAGCAAAAGTTAATGCTTATCCTGGCTTTTCTGGTTGAGGCCGATGTGTATATTTTCGACGAGCCGTTTGTCGGATTGGATCCACAGGCAACTCAAACTTTGCTGGAATACATCGATAAAGCTTGTCAACGAGGGGCCGGTGTGTTAATGTCTACCCATATTCTGGATACCGCTGAAAAAGTATGCGATCGCTTTGTGCTGCTTGATCAAGGGCGGCTGATTGCACAGGGCACCTTAACTGACATACGTCAACAAGCAGGTCTTAGTCAAGGTTCTCTGTATGAGTGTTTTGATCGCTTGCAGGGTCGTGAGTGTGTATGA
- a CDS encoding MerR family transcriptional regulator: MTQEIRRNMALFPIGIVMKLTDLTARQIRYYEEQGLIKPARNKGNQRIFSLNDIDRLLEIKELIDQGVNIAGIKAIYENKKAPEANLVPEETENKKKKRDLTDEEVHRLLKQELLSGLSKEKASLIQGELSRFFRS; encoded by the coding sequence ATGACCCAAGAGATTCGTCGCAATATGGCCCTTTTTCCCATTGGGATTGTGATGAAGCTGACCGATTTAACCGCCCGGCAGATTAGGTATTATGAAGAGCAGGGATTAATCAAGCCTGCACGCAATAAAGGAAATCAGCGCATTTTTTCTTTAAACGATATTGACCGTTTGTTGGAGATTAAAGAGTTAATTGACCAGGGAGTCAATATCGCTGGCATTAAGGCGATTTACGAAAATAAAAAAGCGCCTGAAGCCAATCTGGTACCGGAAGAAACTGAAAACAAGAAAAAGAAGCGTGACTTGACAGACGAAGAAGTTCACAGATTGCTAAAACAGGAGTTATTAAGCGGCTTATCAAAAGAAAAAGCGTCCCTCATCCAAGGGGAATTGTCCCGCTTTTTCCGGTCCTGA
- a CDS encoding class I adenylate-forming enzyme family protein, translated as MKMDLETHFGRNVYVYPERPGNIADMLFESAQKYQDKVALVSNDHRLSYGDFWVRSEHIAGNLQKQYGIFKGDRIAVLLGNSIEFALIVFACARLGAILVPLNTRLQEKELKHMILNSKPKAIFVDEEFVPKMNTLKNEVNQLNAHYFLIGKETSSDYLSFKQLEQQSQLDTVSVHEDDPFFLMYTSGTTGLPKGALGTHLGVIHSVLSYENVLKTNALTKTLIAVPLFHVTGLIGQLIHMVRVGGTSVLMRRYKTDPFLELISKEKISFLFNVPSIYIMMMSSEQFRLHEYSSVTCIAYGGASMPTEAIFKLRKYFPHAHLHNCYGATETSSPTTIMPQKYDDSKLASVGKPVPGAELKIVNEDGEEQPLGEEGELLIKGPMVIGGYWKNKQANKAAFVEGYWRSGDMAKIDEDGFVYILDRKKDMINRGGEKVYSIEVENVLHQHPDILEAAVIGIPHPIYGEVVKAFVVTNNKLLSEDNIKEFVSEKLADYKVPAKIEFLSQLPRNPGGKVLKHTLKNAQ; from the coding sequence ATGAAAATGGACTTAGAAACTCATTTTGGCAGGAACGTTTATGTTTATCCTGAGAGACCTGGCAATATTGCTGATATGCTTTTTGAATCTGCTCAAAAATATCAAGATAAAGTGGCTCTAGTATCAAATGATCATCGATTAAGTTACGGCGACTTTTGGGTGAGATCTGAACATATTGCTGGAAACTTACAAAAGCAATACGGCATTTTTAAAGGAGACAGAATAGCTGTGTTGCTTGGAAATAGTATCGAGTTTGCTTTAATTGTGTTTGCCTGTGCTCGCTTGGGGGCTATACTGGTTCCTCTGAACACCAGATTACAAGAGAAGGAATTAAAGCACATGATTCTTAATTCTAAACCTAAAGCTATTTTTGTGGATGAGGAATTTGTGCCGAAAATGAATACTTTAAAAAATGAAGTCAATCAATTAAATGCTCACTATTTCTTAATAGGAAAAGAAACAAGTTCAGATTACTTGTCATTCAAGCAGTTAGAGCAGCAAAGTCAATTGGATACGGTCAGTGTTCATGAAGATGATCCCTTTTTCCTTATGTATACCTCTGGGACAACAGGCCTGCCTAAAGGGGCCCTGGGAACACATTTAGGCGTTATTCATAGTGTGCTTAGTTATGAGAATGTATTAAAAACAAATGCGCTCACAAAAACACTGATTGCTGTCCCTCTTTTCCATGTCACAGGATTAATAGGCCAACTTATACACATGGTTAGAGTAGGAGGGACCTCAGTTTTAATGAGAAGGTACAAAACAGATCCATTTCTGGAGTTGATTTCAAAAGAAAAAATTTCATTTTTATTTAATGTCCCCTCTATTTATATTATGATGATGTCTTCAGAGCAGTTCAGGCTTCATGAATATAGTTCAGTGACTTGTATTGCTTATGGCGGGGCGTCAATGCCTACAGAAGCAATATTCAAATTGAGAAAATACTTTCCCCATGCACATCTTCATAATTGTTACGGTGCAACAGAAACATCGTCACCAACCACGATAATGCCCCAGAAGTATGATGACAGTAAGTTAGCATCTGTGGGTAAACCGGTCCCAGGAGCTGAACTTAAAATTGTGAATGAAGATGGAGAGGAGCAACCATTAGGAGAAGAAGGAGAATTACTAATTAAGGGTCCAATGGTAATTGGGGGTTATTGGAAAAACAAGCAGGCCAACAAAGCAGCTTTTGTTGAGGGCTATTGGCGATCTGGGGACATGGCAAAAATTGATGAAGATGGCTTTGTCTATATTTTAGACCGGAAAAAAGACATGATTAACCGCGGTGGGGAAAAAGTGTACTCCATTGAAGTCGAAAATGTCCTTCATCAACATCCGGACATTTTGGAAGCGGCAGTCATTGGCATTCCTCATCCCATATATGGAGAAGTGGTAAAAGCATTTGTTGTCACTAATAATAAACTGCTTTCAGAAGATAATATAAAGGAGTTTGTGTCAGAAAAGTTGGCAGATTATAAGGTGCCGGCGAAAATAGAATTTCTTTCCCAACTGCCCAGAAATCCAGGTGGAAAAGTACTTAAGCATACTCTTAAAAATGCACAATAG
- the glnA gene encoding type I glutamate--ammonia ligase, whose product MAEEENVRFIRLQFTDLLGTIKNVEIPVSQLPKALDNKMMFDGSSIEGFVRIEESDMYLYPELDTWMIFPWITDEGKVARLICDVYNPDGTPFAGDPRGVLKRVLKQAQDMGFSTMNVGPEPEFFLFKTNENLEPTLDVNDDGGYFDLAPLDLGENCRRDIVLTLEKMGFEIEASHHEVAPGQHEIDFKYADAVTAADYIQTFKLVVKTIARKHGLHATFMPKPIYGINGSGMHCHLSLFRGNENAFYDENDPLGLSETAKHFLAGLLKHAKAFAAITNPTVNSYKRLVPGYEAPCYIAWSAKNRSPLIRIPASRGLSTRVELRNPDPAANPYLALAAMLAAGLDGIKNKLPLPEATDRNIYVMNEQDRAEAGIESLPSTLKEAIDELKQDEVIVNALGEHAFTHFVEAKEIEWDMFRTQVHPWERDQYMTQY is encoded by the coding sequence ATGGCAGAGGAGGAAAATGTCCGCTTTATCCGTCTCCAGTTTACGGACTTGTTGGGAACCATTAAAAACGTAGAGATTCCCGTCAGCCAGCTGCCTAAAGCACTGGACAACAAAATGATGTTTGATGGTTCATCCATTGAAGGATTTGTCCGTATTGAAGAATCGGACATGTATCTGTATCCTGAACTGGATACCTGGATGATCTTCCCCTGGATTACGGATGAAGGTAAGGTGGCCCGTTTGATTTGTGATGTTTATAATCCGGACGGTACACCTTTTGCCGGAGATCCGCGCGGCGTATTGAAACGGGTGCTTAAACAAGCTCAGGATATGGGCTTTTCAACGATGAATGTTGGTCCTGAGCCGGAATTCTTCCTGTTTAAGACCAATGAAAATTTAGAACCTACATTGGACGTCAATGATGACGGTGGCTACTTTGACTTGGCACCCCTTGATCTGGGTGAAAACTGCCGCCGGGATATTGTATTGACCCTGGAAAAAATGGGCTTTGAAATAGAAGCTTCTCACCACGAAGTGGCGCCAGGCCAGCACGAAATTGACTTTAAATATGCTGATGCTGTGACAGCTGCAGATTACATCCAAACTTTTAAATTAGTGGTTAAAACAATCGCCAGGAAACACGGTTTGCACGCCACTTTTATGCCCAAACCCATCTATGGTATTAACGGGTCTGGCATGCACTGCCATCTGTCCTTATTCCGCGGCAATGAGAATGCCTTTTATGACGAAAACGATCCATTGGGTTTAAGTGAAACTGCAAAGCATTTTTTGGCTGGGCTCTTAAAACACGCCAAAGCATTCGCTGCCATTACCAATCCGACTGTCAACTCATATAAACGTTTGGTTCCTGGCTATGAGGCGCCGTGCTACATTGCCTGGTCTGCCAAAAACCGCAGCCCGTTGATTCGTATTCCTGCTTCACGCGGATTGAGCACCCGTGTGGAATTGCGTAATCCTGACCCTGCTGCCAATCCGTACTTAGCGCTGGCGGCCATGCTTGCCGCTGGTTTGGACGGTATCAAGAACAAGCTGCCTTTACCAGAGGCCACAGACCGTAATATTTATGTCATGAATGAACAAGATCGTGCTGAAGCGGGTATTGAAAGCTTACCATCCACATTAAAAGAAGCGATTGATGAGCTGAAACAAGATGAAGTGATCGTCAATGCATTGGGTGAACATGCTTTTACACACTTTGTTGAGGCCAAAGAAATCGAATGGGATATGTTCAGAACTCAAGTCCATCCTTGGGAAAGAGATCAATACATGACCCAATATTAA
- a CDS encoding methionine gamma-lyase family protein, producing MNLYEQLSYGKQLQPYVEQAEAKIRPVLDQIRRTVELNQWKVLHAFRDHEVGDHHFAPSTGYGYDDMGREILEKVYATIFHTEAAIVRPQLISGTHAIATCLFGLLRPGDELVYITGKPYDTLEQVIGQAAEGSPVPGSLADFGIGYQEVSLTKEGEIDPEGIQRVISERTKVIGIQRSRGYADRPSFNIDQIQDMITLVRKVKPDVIIFVDNCYGEFVEEREPTQVGADIMAGSLIKNPGGGLVRSGGYIVGKQTLIERVGTRLFAPGIGLEGGANLNTLPEMYQGLFLAPHIVGEALKGAIFSSALLADLGFQTTPVWDEKRTDLIQSIQFNSREKLIAFCQGIQKASPINAHVVPYPSPMPGYEDEIIMAAGTFIQGASIELSADGPLRPPYLGFVQGGLTYEHVKIGILTALNELLEKDLLNI from the coding sequence ATGAACCTTTATGAGCAACTGAGTTACGGCAAACAATTGCAACCTTACGTGGAACAAGCAGAAGCCAAAATCAGGCCAGTGTTGGATCAGATTCGGCGCACGGTTGAACTGAACCAATGGAAGGTTCTGCATGCTTTTCGTGACCATGAAGTAGGGGATCATCATTTTGCGCCCAGTACGGGTTATGGCTACGATGATATGGGGCGGGAGATACTGGAAAAAGTTTACGCCACCATCTTTCATACAGAGGCCGCTATTGTGCGTCCCCAACTTATTTCAGGCACACATGCCATCGCGACCTGCCTGTTTGGACTGTTAAGACCGGGTGATGAACTGGTTTATATCACTGGTAAGCCGTATGACACCCTGGAGCAGGTGATTGGACAGGCAGCTGAAGGATCACCTGTGCCAGGCTCTTTAGCCGACTTTGGCATTGGTTATCAGGAGGTTTCCTTGACGAAAGAAGGTGAAATTGACCCGGAGGGTATTCAAAGGGTCATCTCCGAACGGACCAAGGTGATCGGCATACAGCGTTCAAGGGGGTATGCGGACCGTCCTTCATTTAACATTGACCAGATCCAGGACATGATTACCCTGGTCAGGAAGGTTAAACCTGACGTGATCATTTTTGTTGATAACTGTTACGGTGAATTTGTGGAGGAGCGGGAACCGACTCAGGTCGGAGCGGATATCATGGCTGGTTCATTGATTAAAAATCCCGGGGGTGGTTTGGTTCGCAGCGGAGGGTATATCGTTGGCAAACAAACACTGATCGAACGGGTAGGCACCCGCCTGTTCGCACCTGGCATTGGCTTAGAAGGAGGCGCTAATCTGAATACGCTTCCCGAGATGTATCAAGGCCTGTTTCTTGCCCCACATATCGTGGGAGAGGCATTAAAAGGTGCCATCTTTTCCTCCGCTTTACTGGCAGATCTAGGATTTCAAACCACCCCAGTATGGGATGAAAAAAGAACCGATTTGATTCAATCCATCCAATTTAACTCCAGGGAAAAATTAATTGCCTTCTGCCAGGGGATCCAAAAAGCGTCTCCCATTAATGCTCATGTTGTTCCCTACCCCAGCCCAATGCCCGGATACGAGGATGAGATTATTATGGCAGCAGGCACTTTTATCCAAGGGGCTAGTATTGAGCTTTCAGCTGATGGCCCGTTGCGCCCCCCGTATTTAGGTTTTGTCCAGGGCGGTTTGACCTATGAGCATGTTAAGATCGGCATCCTTACAGCGCTTAACGAGCTATTGGAAAAAGATTTGTTAAACATTTAG
- a CDS encoding ABC transporter permease: MTAKQLYFNRLKYEWSSVIKAWKTAIDWVVWLYVIIPVSLVFGHHYLTVWHKQAVWAESILPQYIVILLFIFTSKGLVRTFVKEADQLFLLQHSHWLREIRLRGMLYSLLVIFLQTMTVMLILAPYLLHYQGFSSEQLIIFALVIFLLKPNALLAQQRIPLEGKFWPNALKRISIRLITVSILGTAFFFHAVPWFNLCLSGVLSSILLFQIFSKLNSFAMFRDDVAREIKHSNGKISILVGIAEQTGLTYLNLKKERRLFKKLKWFPKSGFPITKINQVNMLVELFSKTVLRNDAYVMMYIQLMLILGAAIILLPFWLKWGLWLLSYICLVYFISVVWKEMMRHPYLKTYPWKEKNIAKAYQKTVLYFLTPSFSLLGLLLGSLTFQWLGAVLLTLISVLLGVLMHRRHVIVR; the protein is encoded by the coding sequence ATGACGGCCAAACAATTATATTTTAACCGGTTAAAATACGAGTGGAGTAGCGTCATTAAAGCTTGGAAAACGGCCATCGACTGGGTGGTCTGGCTGTACGTCATAATTCCCGTGTCCTTGGTGTTCGGACACCACTATTTAACTGTTTGGCATAAACAAGCTGTGTGGGCCGAGTCGATTCTTCCTCAATACATAGTTATTTTGTTGTTCATATTTACTTCAAAAGGCTTGGTTAGAACATTTGTCAAGGAAGCTGATCAGTTATTTTTGCTTCAACATAGCCACTGGTTGAGGGAGATTCGACTAAGAGGAATGCTTTACTCTTTGCTGGTTATTTTTTTACAAACCATGACAGTCATGCTTATTTTGGCCCCGTATTTGCTCCATTATCAGGGATTTTCGTCAGAACAGCTGATTATATTCGCTTTAGTCATTTTTTTGCTTAAACCTAATGCATTACTGGCCCAACAGCGTATCCCGTTAGAAGGCAAGTTCTGGCCGAACGCATTAAAGCGGATATCCATCCGATTGATCACTGTAAGCATTCTCGGTACCGCATTCTTTTTTCATGCTGTACCATGGTTCAATTTATGCTTGAGCGGTGTATTAAGTTCGATATTACTGTTCCAAATCTTCAGCAAACTGAACAGTTTCGCGATGTTTAGAGATGATGTCGCCAGAGAAATAAAACACAGCAATGGTAAAATATCCATCTTAGTTGGCATTGCTGAGCAGACGGGGTTAACTTATCTCAACCTCAAAAAAGAAAGACGCTTATTTAAAAAATTAAAATGGTTCCCTAAGTCTGGATTCCCAATCACAAAGATCAATCAAGTGAATATGCTGGTGGAGTTGTTCAGTAAAACAGTGTTAAGGAACGATGCTTATGTTATGATGTATATTCAATTGATGCTCATTTTGGGAGCGGCGATCATTTTGCTGCCATTTTGGTTAAAATGGGGATTATGGCTGTTGTCTTATATTTGTCTTGTTTACTTCATCAGCGTGGTTTGGAAAGAGATGATGAGGCATCCCTATTTGAAAACTTACCCGTGGAAAGAAAAAAATATCGCCAAGGCGTATCAAAAGACAGTATTATACTTTCTTACGCCAAGTTTTAGTTTGCTGGGCTTGCTCTTAGGTTCTTTGACCTTCCAATGGTTGGGAGCTGTATTGCTGACACTCATCAGTGTATTACTAGGTGTGTTGATGCATAGACGTCATGTTATAGTGAGATAG
- the hflX gene encoding GTPase HflX: protein MTYKGLKKRMDEKAILVGCLLPHQHEREVESSLHELSLLAETAQAQAVSTVIQKRERVDPAYYIGKGKVLEVDELVENHEADLVIFNDELSPSQVNNLERLLPCKVIDRTQLILDIFALRARSKEGKLQVELAQLNYLLPRIVGKGTELSRLGGGIGTRGPGETKLEMDRRHIRRRIRDIKHELDKIVAHRGRYRARRKKRDLFQVALVGYTNAGKSTLLNQLTQAEAYTENQLFATLDPLTKQMRLPSGYTVLLTDTVGFIRDLPTTLVAAFRSTLEEVREADLILHVIDSHDEDHQDQIEVVESLLTELEAGHIPVVRIYNKRDLPPAPDLLVRPEDLYISAFHADDCRKVRACIETVLKQEMHLHELLLPASEAHLIPKLRQAGFVERLDWDDEQEAYRLHLYLPAHHPLQEKLASYQIR, encoded by the coding sequence ATGACTTATAAAGGACTGAAGAAAAGAATGGACGAAAAGGCCATATTGGTTGGCTGTCTGTTACCCCATCAACATGAGCGGGAAGTTGAGAGCTCATTGCATGAGCTCTCTTTATTAGCTGAAACAGCACAGGCCCAGGCAGTGAGTACGGTAATCCAGAAGAGGGAACGGGTTGACCCCGCCTATTACATCGGTAAAGGGAAAGTGCTGGAAGTGGACGAGCTGGTTGAGAACCACGAAGCAGATCTTGTCATCTTTAACGATGAGCTGTCACCCAGCCAGGTTAACAACCTTGAACGCCTGCTACCTTGCAAAGTGATTGACCGCACTCAGCTGATTCTGGACATTTTTGCCCTCAGGGCCAGGTCTAAAGAAGGGAAGTTACAGGTAGAACTGGCTCAGTTGAACTATTTATTGCCCCGTATCGTGGGTAAAGGAACGGAGCTGTCCCGACTCGGAGGCGGCATCGGCACCCGCGGTCCTGGTGAGACAAAACTGGAAATGGACCGCCGTCATATCCGCCGCCGGATACGGGATATTAAGCATGAACTGGACAAGATTGTGGCTCACCGGGGACGCTATAGGGCACGGCGCAAAAAACGGGATCTGTTTCAAGTCGCTCTGGTGGGCTATACTAACGCCGGTAAATCAACTCTCCTTAACCAATTAACCCAAGCAGAGGCATATACGGAGAACCAGCTGTTTGCCACTTTAGATCCATTAACCAAGCAAATGCGGTTACCTTCTGGGTACACCGTTCTGTTAACCGACACCGTCGGATTTATTCGGGATCTGCCCACCACGCTCGTTGCTGCATTCCGCTCCACACTCGAAGAAGTCAGAGAGGCAGATCTGATCCTGCATGTGATTGACAGCCATGATGAGGATCATCAGGATCAGATTGAAGTGGTGGAGTCCTTGTTAACGGAGCTTGAGGCCGGACATATTCCCGTTGTGCGGATTTATAATAAAAGAGATCTTCCCCCAGCTCCTGATCTTCTGGTGCGTCCAGAAGATCTGTACATTAGCGCCTTTCATGCTGACGATTGCCGGAAGGTGAGGGCATGTATTGAAACTGTCTTGAAACAAGAGATGCACCTTCATGAGCTGCTGCTTCCTGCCAGTGAAGCCCATCTCATTCCCAAACTGCGACAGGCAGGCTTTGTGGAGCGACTTGACTGGGATGATGAACAGGAAGCCTACCGACTTCATTTGTATTTACCGGCTCATCACCCGTTACAGGAAAAACTAGCCTCCTATCAAATCCGATAA